The proteins below are encoded in one region of Paenibacillus albus:
- a CDS encoding RidA family protein: MKQAILTAKAQQPGGMPYSQAIKTGNTVYVAGQGPFDPITGWSMGDDLQTQARQTLDNLKAILEEAGATMADVVKVTVILGEGANFDEFNDIYKEYFASPYPARTIFGSNIGFLVQIDATAVIA; this comes from the coding sequence ATGAAGCAAGCCATATTGACGGCCAAAGCTCAACAACCAGGCGGAATGCCGTATTCTCAAGCCATCAAAACAGGCAATACGGTATATGTTGCCGGCCAAGGTCCTTTCGATCCCATTACGGGATGGAGCATGGGTGATGACCTGCAGACGCAAGCACGTCAGACTCTGGACAATCTGAAGGCCATTCTCGAAGAAGCAGGGGCAACAATGGCCGACGTTGTAAAAGTGACCGTCATCTTGGGAGAAGGAGCCAACTTCGACGAGTTCAATGATATTTACAAGGAGTACTTCGCTTCTCCTTATCCTGCAAGAACAATCTTCGGCAGCAACATCGGATTTTTGGTTCAAATTGATGCTACTGCAGTCATTGCATAA
- a CDS encoding NAD(P)/FAD-dependent oxidoreductase, whose product MRKEILILGGGYGGLLSALSAREHLSTEEAGITIINRVGSHQIITELHRLAAGNVAEKAVALPLEKLLKGKSINIVVGEVQTIDVESKKVALNDGSSYGYDNLVLALGSETNYFGIPGLQENSLTLKSVADANRVFNHVKDRIKAYATSKNKADATFVIGGGGLSGVELVGELADELPGICREFGVNFSDVSISLVEAMPSILPIFSPELIQRAVTSLEARGVEFLTGLAITEVSGNIVTLKDGRTIETNTLVWTGGVQGSPLVGNCGIEVNRGRATVNEFLQSTSHPEVFLAGDCAVVFTAEGRPYPPTAQLAWQMGELAGANIAASYRGAAMGTFNPIFSGTLASLGRKDGIGVIGESGIVMKGTPASLMKKASNARYLSHINGLFSLAY is encoded by the coding sequence ATGAGAAAAGAAATACTGATTCTAGGCGGCGGCTACGGCGGTTTGCTAAGCGCACTTTCAGCTCGCGAGCATTTGTCGACTGAAGAAGCGGGCATCACGATCATTAACCGCGTCGGCTCACACCAAATCATTACAGAGCTTCACCGTCTTGCAGCTGGCAACGTAGCTGAGAAAGCTGTTGCTTTGCCGCTCGAGAAATTGCTGAAAGGCAAATCCATCAACATCGTCGTTGGCGAAGTGCAAACGATCGACGTTGAAAGCAAGAAAGTCGCTCTGAACGACGGTTCTTCGTACGGTTACGATAATCTGGTGCTTGCACTGGGCAGCGAAACGAACTATTTCGGCATCCCTGGGCTGCAAGAAAACAGCCTGACGCTGAAATCGGTCGCTGACGCAAACCGAGTATTCAACCATGTAAAAGATCGTATCAAAGCATATGCGACAAGCAAAAACAAAGCTGATGCAACTTTTGTTATCGGCGGCGGCGGCTTGTCCGGCGTAGAATTGGTCGGCGAACTTGCGGATGAGCTTCCGGGCATCTGCCGCGAATTCGGCGTTAACTTCTCAGACGTTTCGATCTCGCTGGTCGAAGCAATGCCTTCGATCCTGCCTATCTTCTCGCCTGAGCTGATCCAGCGCGCAGTTACGAGCCTGGAAGCACGCGGCGTAGAATTCCTGACAGGTCTTGCAATTACTGAAGTGAGCGGCAACATCGTTACACTGAAGGACGGCAGAACGATCGAGACTAATACACTCGTATGGACAGGCGGCGTTCAAGGAAGCCCGCTCGTTGGCAACTGCGGCATCGAAGTAAACCGCGGCCGCGCAACGGTTAACGAGTTCCTGCAATCCACATCGCATCCTGAAGTGTTCCTCGCAGGCGACTGCGCGGTTGTATTCACTGCTGAAGGACGTCCATACCCGCCGACTGCTCAACTGGCATGGCAAATGGGCGAGCTTGCAGGCGCGAACATCGCAGCATCGTACAGAGGCGCTGCAATGGGTACGTTCAATCCGATCTTCTCTGGTACGCTGGCAAGCCTTGGCCGTAAAGACGGCATCGGCGTTATCGGCGAGAGCGGCATCGTAATGAAAGGTACGCCTGCTTCCTTGATGAAGAAAGCAAGCAACGCTCGTTACCTGTCGCACATCAACGGTTTGTTCTCGCTCGCATACTAA
- a CDS encoding DUF1641 domain-containing protein, with protein MSETMVSTLDPQDNAAALTKSDVLDQLLKPEVQEALTQLVDQLPKLSEMMSLMTKTYELAQKVASDRVLIQDTVGGIQEVVKPLTEKVKGYASAAIEASDRAENSENVIGLFGMIKLLKDPELQKMLRFSQAYLDILGERKK; from the coding sequence ATGAGTGAAACAATGGTATCGACCCTGGATCCGCAGGATAATGCAGCGGCACTGACGAAATCGGACGTGCTTGATCAACTGCTGAAGCCGGAAGTACAGGAAGCGCTGACGCAGCTGGTGGACCAACTGCCGAAACTTTCCGAAATGATGAGCTTGATGACAAAAACGTACGAACTTGCACAAAAGGTCGCTTCCGACCGCGTTCTGATCCAAGACACGGTGGGCGGCATTCAAGAAGTCGTCAAACCGCTGACTGAGAAAGTAAAAGGCTACGCATCCGCTGCAATCGAAGCAAGCGACCGTGCGGAGAACAGCGAGAACGTAATCGGTTTGTTTGGCATGATTAAGCTTCTGAAAGATCCGGAGCTGCAGAAGATGCTTCGTTTCAGCCAAGCGTACCTCGATATTCTGGGCGAAAGAAAGAAATAG
- a CDS encoding NADH:flavin oxidoreductase, which produces MTDPNTNQATSSHSTEALFKPFSLGNLNLANRIVMAPMTRAFSPAGVPGQNVADYYRRRAEHGVGLIITEGTLIDHPAATDNPNIPNFHGEEALAGWKHVVEAVHAAGGRIVPQLWHVGMTRKNGSLPHPEAPSIGPSGLNLLGEQVNEPMKQEEIDQVVQAFAQAAADAKRLGFDGIELHGAHGYLIDQFLWEKTNQRTDKYGGDLKARTRFAVEIIEACRRAVGPDFPIIIRLSQWKSSEYTAKLAATPELLGQLLAPLVEAGVDIFHCSTRRFWEAEFEGSSLNFAGWVKKLTGKPTITVGSVGLDDEFLGSFRGKSAGTSDINELLVRLEQNEFDLVAIGRALLVDPAWAEKVQGERFNELLPFSADALGRLY; this is translated from the coding sequence ATGACAGATCCAAATACGAATCAAGCAACGAGTTCGCACTCAACGGAAGCCTTGTTTAAGCCTTTTTCCCTTGGAAACCTTAATTTAGCAAACCGGATTGTGATGGCTCCGATGACTCGTGCATTCTCACCTGCTGGTGTACCTGGACAGAACGTAGCCGATTATTACCGCAGACGTGCGGAACACGGTGTTGGCTTGATCATTACGGAAGGTACGCTGATTGATCACCCAGCGGCAACTGATAATCCCAACATTCCTAACTTTCATGGGGAAGAAGCTCTTGCAGGGTGGAAGCACGTCGTTGAAGCCGTACATGCAGCAGGAGGGCGCATTGTACCGCAGCTCTGGCATGTCGGGATGACACGCAAGAATGGTTCGCTCCCACATCCGGAAGCGCCATCTATTGGACCATCTGGACTTAATTTGCTTGGCGAACAAGTGAATGAACCGATGAAGCAGGAGGAAATCGATCAAGTCGTTCAAGCTTTCGCACAAGCGGCAGCAGATGCGAAACGGCTTGGCTTCGACGGAATCGAGCTACACGGCGCCCATGGTTACCTGATCGACCAATTCCTCTGGGAGAAAACGAATCAGCGCACGGATAAGTACGGTGGCGATCTAAAGGCACGTACTCGATTTGCGGTCGAGATCATCGAAGCTTGCCGCCGCGCCGTAGGGCCTGATTTCCCGATCATCATTCGTTTGTCGCAGTGGAAATCGTCCGAATACACGGCTAAACTCGCTGCTACGCCAGAGCTGCTCGGTCAGCTGCTCGCTCCACTTGTGGAAGCAGGCGTGGATATTTTCCACTGCTCGACCCGCAGGTTCTGGGAGGCTGAATTCGAAGGATCTAGCTTGAATTTCGCTGGATGGGTGAAAAAGTTAACAGGCAAGCCTACGATTACGGTAGGATCGGTAGGCCTTGATGATGAATTCCTGGGCTCCTTCAGAGGGAAGAGCGCTGGAACATCCGACATTAACGAGCTGCTTGTCCGGCTAGAGCAGAACGAATTCGATCTCGTTGCCATTGGACGCGCCTTGCTCGTGGATCCAGCATGGGCTGAGAAGGTTCAAGGTGAACGATTCAACGAACTGCTTCCGTTTTCTGCAGATGCTTTGGGACGTTTGTACTAA
- a CDS encoding ArsR/SmtB family transcription factor — translation MLYALSDPVRLSIAAEISRLGECTCGGIDANVVKSTMSHHVRTMREAGVVQVRVQGTQRFLSIRSADLEERFPGLLSSILNAYAGSDAHSSNVL, via the coding sequence ATCCTCTATGCGCTCAGTGATCCCGTTCGGTTATCCATAGCTGCTGAAATCAGCAGACTAGGCGAATGCACTTGCGGCGGCATCGATGCCAATGTCGTAAAGTCAACAATGTCCCATCATGTTCGCACGATGCGGGAAGCAGGGGTCGTACAGGTTCGTGTGCAGGGAACTCAGCGTTTCTTGTCTATTCGATCGGCGGACTTAGAAGAAAGATTCCCCGGCTTGCTTAGTTCCATCCTAAATGCCTACGCAGGCTCGGATGCGCATAGCTCCAATGTACTGTAA
- a CDS encoding serine hydrolase domain-containing protein: MHKKTGNSDKSFSESGLHRIRDVLTRHVDSGKIPGLVALISRGGETHVETIGTMRHDGGASMHRETLFRMASTSKPVAISAAMVLLDECRLRLDDLVETWLPELADRQVLKRIDSPLDDTIPARRPITVRDLLTSTFGLGIDITALGTPIMGAIFEQGLTPDLPSPMPEQDEWMRRLGTLPLMYQPGECWQYHISNDLLGVLVSRVSGQTFEKFLRERIFEPIGMKDTGFHVPAEKIDRLPPLYAPDPQTGEFHVWDEAEGGRHSKPPAFQGGGGGLVSTVDDYHAYFQMLLNQGKHGSERILSGAAVELMTTNRLTPEQQAARNALATNNVHRSFGQGQHGGWGMGMAVRTYRGDYAPIGQFGWDGGSGTSTYADPANGLTGILLTQVGMSTPDSARLIHDFWTTVYQSIEE; encoded by the coding sequence TTGCATAAGAAGACTGGCAATAGTGACAAAAGCTTCTCCGAATCAGGACTGCATCGAATTCGTGACGTTCTAACAAGGCATGTTGATTCTGGTAAGATCCCAGGGCTTGTCGCTCTAATTAGCCGAGGCGGAGAGACACATGTAGAGACGATCGGGACGATGCGCCATGATGGAGGTGCTTCGATGCACCGAGAGACGCTCTTCCGGATGGCTTCTACGTCCAAGCCGGTTGCGATCTCAGCGGCGATGGTCCTATTAGATGAGTGCAGACTACGGCTCGATGACCTCGTAGAGACGTGGTTACCGGAACTTGCTGACCGGCAGGTACTCAAGCGGATCGACAGTCCGCTGGATGATACGATACCGGCGCGGCGGCCGATTACCGTAAGGGACCTATTGACCTCAACTTTCGGCCTCGGCATCGACATAACAGCGCTGGGAACTCCGATAATGGGTGCCATCTTCGAGCAAGGGCTTACGCCAGATCTCCCGAGTCCGATGCCAGAGCAGGATGAGTGGATGCGCCGCCTTGGCACGCTGCCGCTCATGTATCAGCCGGGAGAGTGCTGGCAATATCACATCAGCAACGATCTGCTCGGAGTGCTCGTCAGCAGGGTTTCCGGGCAAACATTCGAGAAATTCCTGCGGGAGCGTATCTTCGAGCCCATTGGCATGAAGGACACTGGTTTCCATGTGCCTGCCGAGAAAATCGATCGGCTGCCGCCGCTTTACGCTCCCGACCCTCAAACCGGTGAGTTTCATGTGTGGGACGAGGCTGAAGGGGGCCGTCACAGTAAGCCTCCTGCGTTCCAAGGCGGTGGCGGCGGGTTGGTATCCACTGTCGACGATTATCATGCTTACTTCCAGATGCTGCTGAATCAAGGGAAGCATGGAAGCGAACGGATCTTGTCCGGGGCGGCAGTTGAACTAATGACCACTAACCGGCTCACGCCCGAGCAGCAAGCTGCCCGAAATGCACTGGCAACCAACAACGTCCATCGATCGTTTGGTCAAGGTCAGCACGGCGGATGGGGGATGGGGATGGCTGTTCGTACCTACCGAGGTGACTACGCGCCAATCGGCCAGTTCGGTTGGGATGGAGGCAGCGGTACTTCCACTTACGCTGATCCGGCTAACGGTCTCACGGGAATTCTGTTGACCCAGGTAGGGATGTCCACGCCGGACTCAGCACGACTTATTCACGACTTTTGGACTACGGTCTATCAGTCAATCGAGGAATAA
- a CDS encoding helix-turn-helix domain-containing protein codes for MAIIINVDVMLAKRKMSVTELSERVGITMANLSILKNGKAKAVRFSTLEAICRTLDCQPGDILEYRSDEESP; via the coding sequence ATGGCGATTATCATCAATGTTGATGTGATGTTGGCAAAGAGGAAAATGAGCGTAACAGAGCTTTCGGAGCGGGTAGGAATTACGATGGCGAATCTTTCCATTCTGAAGAACGGGAAAGCAAAGGCGGTACGGTTCTCAACTTTAGAGGCGATATGTAGAACGCTGGATTGTCAGCCAGGTGATATCTTGGAGTATCGAAGCGACGAAGAATCTCCTTAA
- a CDS encoding DUF2975 domain-containing protein yields MKRGTTLFLKIADILFGIPVLAFCIFLVPRIANFAGDSYPDMAYLKPLVFIDMYAAAIPFYIALYQAFKLLSYIDKRQAFSELSVKGLKNIKFCAIAISAIYVLGVPLYYLMAKKVDPPSFMPMSMIIIFASLVIAMFAGVLQRLLQEAIQIKSENDLTI; encoded by the coding sequence ATGAAACGCGGAACGACACTCTTTTTGAAGATAGCTGATATTCTTTTCGGAATCCCAGTCCTTGCATTTTGTATATTTTTGGTGCCAAGGATCGCGAATTTTGCAGGGGATTCGTATCCGGATATGGCCTATCTGAAGCCGCTCGTATTCATCGATATGTACGCGGCAGCCATACCTTTTTACATTGCGTTGTATCAAGCTTTTAAACTCCTAAGCTATATTGATAAGCGCCAAGCGTTCTCGGAATTGTCGGTAAAGGGGTTAAAGAATATCAAATTCTGTGCCATCGCGATCAGTGCCATCTACGTGCTCGGCGTGCCGCTCTACTACCTCATGGCGAAGAAGGTTGACCCTCCAAGTTTCATGCCAATGTCTATGATCATTATTTTTGCCTCTCTGGTGATTGCCATGTTTGCGGGTGTTCTCCAACGACTCTTACAAGAAGCGATTCAAATAAAATCTGAAAATGATTTAACGATCTGA
- the gpmA gene encoding 2,3-diphosphoglycerate-dependent phosphoglycerate mutase, whose translation MIRVVLIRHGQSVWNLENRFTGWTDVDLSPNGLEEARQAGMILSKQGYVFDAAHTSVLKRAIRTMWIILHEMDLTWIPEFKSWKLNERHYGALQGLNKAETAVKYGEEQVHLWRRSVDVRPPALDKSDPRYEASAPRYRNLQKGEFPLTESLDDTERRVVKYWEEIIAPDLSIGKHILIAAHGNTLRALVKHLDRIPADGIADLNIPTGMPLVYELNEQLSPIRHYYLGIDGELPEGTIPSRMPS comes from the coding sequence ATGATCAGAGTCGTGCTGATCCGCCACGGACAAAGTGTTTGGAATCTCGAGAATCGATTTACGGGTTGGACAGACGTGGATTTGTCTCCGAACGGTCTCGAAGAAGCAAGACAAGCGGGAATGATTCTGAGCAAACAGGGCTACGTCTTTGACGCAGCGCATACATCGGTTCTGAAACGAGCGATAAGAACGATGTGGATCATTTTGCACGAGATGGATTTGACATGGATACCCGAATTCAAAAGCTGGAAGCTGAATGAGCGGCATTACGGCGCCCTGCAAGGATTGAACAAAGCGGAGACGGCCGTGAAATATGGAGAAGAACAAGTTCACTTATGGCGCAGATCCGTCGACGTTCGCCCTCCTGCACTAGATAAATCCGATCCCCGGTACGAAGCATCCGCACCGCGCTACCGGAATCTACAAAAAGGCGAATTTCCGTTAACGGAAAGCCTCGACGATACAGAGCGTAGAGTAGTGAAGTATTGGGAGGAAATAATCGCACCTGATCTCTCGATTGGCAAGCACATTCTCATTGCGGCTCACGGCAATACGCTGCGGGCATTAGTGAAGCATCTGGATCGGATTCCGGCTGATGGCATCGCGGATCTGAATATCCCCACCGGCATGCCGCTCGTATACGAATTGAACGAGCAGTTATCGCCGATTCGGCATTATTACTTAGGCATTGACGGCGAGCTCCCAGAAGGTACGATTCCTTCCCGTATGCCCAGCTAA
- a CDS encoding IucA/IucC family C-terminal-domain containing protein has translation MSTMDLGQLEEKFFLTSSEAENAVLIMPAADLLNEEKLLHVLNTYGPLIQAQERPEAAAFFISWYAILCSALHYMMFHRADKVIDLSFSNVTLQLVVEGSYPLFSFKLNNNRYIEIPSVERSEWMNRTMESFYKEQLTPLIQLLARLARVNPTVLWGQVVNTAYDLLEEELSEASVEEHKQAIIHHFHTRLADIDASAFGLSINPFAKKRIFIEDPADSNRTIALKSACCLAYCLPHRLNMTFNYCYTCPRLKEKDRAIMKANGQY, from the coding sequence ATGAGTACGATGGACTTGGGACAACTCGAAGAGAAGTTTTTTCTGACATCGAGCGAGGCGGAGAATGCCGTGCTCATCATGCCCGCGGCAGATTTATTAAACGAAGAGAAGCTGCTGCATGTATTGAATACATACGGTCCGTTAATCCAGGCACAAGAACGCCCCGAAGCGGCTGCGTTCTTCATCAGCTGGTATGCGATCTTGTGCAGTGCGCTGCATTATATGATGTTTCATCGAGCGGACAAAGTCATCGATCTGTCATTCTCCAATGTGACGCTTCAATTGGTTGTCGAAGGCTCCTACCCTTTGTTTTCATTTAAACTCAACAACAACCGGTATATAGAAATTCCAAGTGTTGAGAGAAGCGAATGGATGAATAGAACGATGGAATCCTTTTACAAGGAGCAATTAACGCCTTTGATCCAATTGCTAGCGCGTCTGGCTCGAGTGAATCCAACTGTATTATGGGGGCAAGTGGTGAATACCGCCTATGATCTATTGGAGGAGGAACTGAGCGAAGCTTCGGTCGAAGAACACAAGCAGGCCATCATCCATCATTTCCATACGCGACTAGCCGATATCGATGCCAGCGCATTCGGACTTTCGATCAATCCTTTTGCAAAGAAACGCATCTTTATTGAAGATCCAGCAGATTCGAACAGAACAATAGCTTTGAAGTCGGCTTGCTGCCTAGCATATTGCCTTCCGCATCGACTGAATATGACTTTCAATTATTGTTATACCTGCCCGCGTCTCAAAGAGAAGGATCGAGCAATAATGAAAGCCAATGGTCAATATTGA
- a CDS encoding ABC transporter substrate-binding protein, protein MKRSIRWVSGLIVVFMLIVSTACGANNASTNKTDTAAADDTNQQRVLKTLKGDVSIPAEPKRVIGLSVVYPEFLYALDVTPIAVQNYHAEFPSYLKDAFKDTLKMGIARTPDFEAILSSKPDLIIAPIWWSDKDYDQLSKIAPTVLLPERDNWRDELRDVGEVLDKKELAETVIQNLQAKEDEAKKKLDQLVGDETVLYMEIMDKEIMLYGENSDRGKFIHKVLGLSPINNIPQSENSVSISLEKIPEYNPDHIIVHMSDETNKVIQDRYNEMLNSSLWKHMTAVKENQVYLMGGKEWFNLGMSPLADSNAVDEVIQAFEGKQK, encoded by the coding sequence ATGAAGCGAAGCATACGTTGGGTTAGTGGGTTAATAGTTGTATTCATGCTTATAGTAAGTACGGCTTGTGGAGCAAATAACGCATCGACGAACAAGACCGATACGGCAGCTGCAGATGATACAAATCAACAGCGTGTATTGAAAACCTTGAAAGGGGACGTCAGCATTCCGGCCGAGCCTAAGAGGGTAATCGGTCTATCTGTCGTTTATCCGGAGTTTTTGTACGCGCTTGACGTAACGCCGATTGCCGTTCAAAACTATCATGCGGAATTCCCTTCTTATTTGAAGGATGCCTTTAAAGATACACTCAAGATGGGCATTGCAAGAACGCCTGATTTTGAAGCCATTTTATCGTCCAAGCCGGATTTGATTATTGCACCTATATGGTGGTCCGATAAGGATTACGACCAGCTCTCCAAGATTGCACCTACTGTTCTGCTGCCAGAGCGGGATAATTGGCGCGATGAATTACGGGATGTAGGCGAAGTCCTCGATAAAAAAGAGCTGGCAGAAACGGTCATCCAGAACTTGCAGGCCAAGGAAGATGAAGCGAAGAAGAAGCTTGATCAATTAGTCGGCGATGAGACTGTGCTCTATATGGAGATTATGGATAAGGAAATTATGCTTTACGGTGAAAACAGCGATCGCGGCAAGTTTATTCATAAAGTGCTTGGTCTTAGCCCGATCAACAATATTCCTCAGAGCGAGAACAGCGTTTCGATCTCACTGGAGAAAATCCCTGAATATAACCCGGACCATATCATTGTGCATATGAGCGATGAGACGAACAAAGTCATTCAAGATCGGTATAATGAGATGCTGAACAGCTCGTTATGGAAACATATGACGGCGGTAAAAGAAAACCAAGTTTATCTCATGGGAGGCAAGGAGTGGTTTAACCTCGGCATGTCTCCGCTTGCCGACAGCAACGCCGTTGACGAAGTCATCCAAGCGTTTGAAGGAAAACAAAAATAA
- a CDS encoding helix-turn-helix domain-containing protein yields the protein MDDRNKNKEHHVYAAIESLLFKLRDITHMNQHMTDGDLKLQFIEKHMMLVMASGKGRLLIDGYFVELRQGSVYVLKPGHLVEAAIHSLDERGFYILGFDVFRDDSTTTSSDGIQRISRNSPFPLQGEVVVSSPVSVHIASRTIDQYMKSGEPLKRFRSQILFQELIETILEEALLVQAAGLDAALEYAKGYIEQHFQQELTIEQLAKLVGVSSRHFMRLFKKRYGSGAIDYLTFYRIKQAQQLIRSSGQDRLRDIARYVGYQDDIYFRRKFRQISGIPPAAYLKNSRKKIIAYHNANIGQLLALQIMPFAAPAAHPWTDYYRRKYETDSVIPLSSVEQVKKEEIVRSSPDFIIGIDIHASVEEQNEMKEIAPAYFVPWMENDWRMHLRLIAKFLDMSAIAEVWLTNYDRKARFVREEVRDTVKDDCLLILRISGEGCTILTSRSLATVFYDDLLLLPANGVDRMKPDQQVKPSELAAFAADRILLIVDENSQSQLTWQSLSNSEVWNSLDAVATNRVAVIPAYPWIEYTAFTNELILDEALKLWRNRA from the coding sequence TTGGATGATAGAAACAAGAATAAGGAACACCATGTATACGCCGCGATAGAAAGCCTCCTATTTAAGCTTCGTGACATCACGCATATGAATCAACACATGACGGACGGGGATCTTAAGCTTCAATTTATCGAGAAGCATATGATGCTCGTTATGGCCAGCGGTAAAGGCCGTCTTCTTATAGATGGATATTTCGTAGAGCTTCGGCAAGGCAGCGTATATGTACTGAAGCCAGGCCATCTCGTTGAAGCTGCGATTCATTCGCTTGATGAACGCGGGTTCTATATTTTGGGATTCGATGTTTTCCGTGATGATTCTACCACGACGTCATCGGATGGGATTCAGAGGATCAGCCGCAACAGTCCATTTCCGCTGCAAGGTGAGGTTGTCGTATCATCGCCAGTATCGGTTCATATTGCAAGCCGGACAATTGATCAATACATGAAAAGCGGCGAACCCTTGAAACGCTTCCGCAGCCAAATTCTGTTCCAAGAATTAATCGAAACCATTCTTGAAGAGGCGCTTCTCGTCCAGGCTGCTGGCTTGGATGCAGCTTTGGAATATGCTAAGGGCTATATCGAGCAGCACTTTCAGCAGGAACTGACGATCGAACAATTGGCCAAGCTGGTTGGGGTCAGTTCGCGTCATTTTATGCGATTGTTCAAGAAGAGGTATGGCAGCGGCGCGATTGATTATTTGACCTTTTACCGAATCAAACAGGCGCAGCAGCTTATTCGGAGCAGCGGACAAGATCGGCTGCGAGATATTGCTCGCTATGTCGGCTATCAGGATGATATTTATTTCAGACGAAAATTCAGGCAAATCTCGGGTATACCGCCTGCAGCCTATTTGAAGAACAGCAGAAAGAAGATCATCGCTTATCATAACGCGAATATCGGGCAGCTGCTTGCTCTTCAAATCATGCCTTTCGCCGCGCCGGCTGCTCATCCATGGACCGATTACTATAGAAGAAAATATGAGACGGATTCTGTAATCCCGCTCAGCTCGGTCGAACAAGTAAAGAAAGAAGAGATCGTACGGTCCTCCCCTGACTTTATCATCGGTATCGATATCCATGCTTCTGTCGAGGAACAGAATGAGATGAAGGAGATCGCGCCAGCGTATTTCGTGCCTTGGATGGAGAACGATTGGCGCATGCATTTGCGATTAATTGCGAAGTTTCTTGATATGTCTGCCATTGCAGAGGTTTGGTTAACCAATTACGATCGTAAAGCTCGCTTCGTAAGAGAAGAAGTCCGGGATACGGTCAAAGATGACTGTCTGCTCATCCTGAGAATTTCAGGAGAGGGCTGCACCATATTGACGAGCCGAAGTTTAGCCACGGTATTCTACGATGATCTGCTCCTGCTGCCTGCGAACGGTGTAGATCGCATGAAACCCGATCAGCAAGTGAAGCCTTCGGAGCTAGCGGCATTTGCGGCCGACCGAATTTTGCTCATCGTAGATGAGAATTCTCAATCCCAACTCACGTGGCAATCGCTAAGCAATTCCGAAGTCTGGAACAGCTTAGACGCGGTTGCGACTAATCGCGTAGCAGTCATCCCCGCTTATCCTTGGATTGAATATACGGCGTTTACGAACGAGCTTATTCTCGATGAAGCACTCAAGCTTTGGCGGAATCGTGCATAA
- a CDS encoding DsbA family oxidoreductase — protein sequence MKDNVTIDVYMDTICPWCRMGSASLNTALENLPEGTKATVRYHAYQLNPDIRVEGEDYRKLMTGRLGGTAQFEARMKQYNQTGAHFGLNYNMDLVKYTPNTTLSHQLIALTSPEKQSQLIDLLYTAYFEQGKNLGDVDDLMEIAAAAGITNDTAALKTRLLQGEGLNYVEAGQRSAQKLGVRGVPFYVVNDKTALSGLQSPADLLAAFENN from the coding sequence TTGAAAGACAACGTAACGATTGACGTATATATGGATACCATATGTCCATGGTGCAGGATGGGTAGTGCAAGCTTGAACACTGCACTGGAGAATTTGCCTGAAGGTACGAAGGCGACAGTACGCTATCATGCCTATCAGCTGAACCCCGACATTCGGGTGGAAGGCGAAGATTATCGGAAGCTAATGACCGGCCGTTTAGGCGGCACGGCGCAATTCGAAGCGAGAATGAAACAATACAATCAGACCGGTGCCCATTTCGGCTTGAACTACAATATGGACCTGGTGAAATATACGCCGAACACAACGCTTTCGCATCAATTGATTGCTTTGACGTCTCCCGAGAAGCAATCGCAATTAATCGACCTCTTGTATACGGCTTATTTCGAACAAGGCAAAAACCTCGGCGACGTGGATGATCTCATGGAAATCGCGGCCGCGGCTGGCATTACGAACGATACCGCAGCGCTGAAGACAAGACTGCTGCAAGGTGAAGGACTGAATTACGTAGAAGCAGGACAGCGGAGTGCACAGAAGCTTGGAGTTCGTGGCGTACCGTTCTATGTCGTCAACGACAAGACAGCTTTATCGGGACTGCAGTCTCCAGCAGATCTATTGGCTGCTTTCGAGAATAACTAA